One Halobaculum roseum DNA segment encodes these proteins:
- a CDS encoding DUF7553 family protein, whose translation MTRTLLVEAAEHAERAADAADGEAADRFDRVADDLRAVADESRSGPDHGWMAKRINTIREAASDANDDVRGHAEAAVESISEYREDVPGV comes from the coding sequence ATGACACGCACGCTCCTCGTGGAGGCGGCAGAACACGCCGAACGCGCGGCCGACGCCGCCGACGGCGAGGCGGCCGACCGGTTCGACCGGGTCGCCGACGACCTCCGGGCGGTCGCCGACGAGAGTCGGTCCGGTCCCGACCACGGCTGGATGGCGAAGCGCATCAACACGATCCGTGAGGCCGCGAGCGACGCGAACGACGACGTGCGGGGCCACGCCGAGGCCGCAGTCGAGTCTATCAGCGAGTACCGCGAGGACGTGCCGGGCGTCTGA
- a CDS encoding stage II sporulation protein M, with protein MSRPSDEPRSVSTALTAAGRLLRDRPAAVLPAYLLSIGLAAAARVPVTVGLGVAVASLAATGRLEPLVRAAVELQEAARAAGDPGGGIGPGDGPESGSGEIPAGAAEALADAAANAATPTVVAALGIGVVVAVVVGLLARALGSAVSYGTVWAGLDGRDPLVSGVRTAGRWRTFLGLALVRAVVGLVAVGGPLFVGVNLALRPAVIGGDAAAGVVAVLLTVGLVGLGVLVLLLAYFLLAFAESAAVVDGRGAVGSIRASLGFVRDHPAHAVGFALVAVGGYVAAAVAVGVANAAGAGSLGGIVLPLFVVPLLDAGATALYAGCDRPEPVERPGFRTRVRRALGHGWSEMTGFVAGHPVAVLAALATLAGGVAAGYATTAPYGVTASGPEDVAGVFGAVPVGPFVTIAANNWLVSVGLAYGGVAFGLPAVSGLLFNGVLVGALAGVFDRTAFLALVAPHGVLELPVIAVAGGLGLHLGGVGWRAVRGRADAEAVAAALERAAHVLVGIGILLVVAAAVEAFLTPRVAAAVLGG; from the coding sequence GTGTCACGTCCCTCCGACGAGCCGCGGTCCGTCTCGACCGCGCTCACGGCGGCCGGGCGGCTCCTCCGCGACCGCCCCGCCGCGGTCCTCCCGGCGTACCTCCTCTCGATCGGCCTCGCCGCCGCCGCCCGCGTCCCGGTGACGGTCGGCCTCGGCGTCGCCGTGGCGTCGCTAGCGGCGACCGGTCGACTCGAACCGCTCGTGCGTGCGGCCGTCGAGCTACAGGAGGCCGCTCGCGCCGCCGGCGACCCCGGCGGCGGGATCGGGCCCGGAGACGGTCCGGAATCCGGTTCCGGGGAGATCCCGGCCGGCGCCGCCGAGGCGCTGGCCGACGCCGCCGCGAACGCCGCGACGCCGACGGTCGTCGCCGCCCTCGGGATCGGCGTCGTCGTCGCGGTCGTGGTCGGCCTGCTCGCGCGGGCGCTGGGATCGGCGGTGTCGTACGGGACCGTCTGGGCCGGGCTCGACGGCCGCGACCCGCTCGTGTCCGGCGTCCGAACCGCCGGGCGCTGGCGGACGTTCCTCGGGCTCGCGCTCGTCCGCGCGGTCGTCGGCCTCGTCGCAGTCGGCGGCCCGCTGTTCGTCGGGGTGAACCTCGCGCTCCGGCCCGCAGTGATCGGCGGCGACGCCGCCGCTGGCGTTGTCGCGGTCCTCCTGACCGTCGGACTCGTCGGCCTCGGCGTCCTGGTCCTCCTCCTCGCGTACTTCCTGCTGGCGTTCGCGGAGTCGGCCGCCGTCGTCGACGGCCGCGGGGCCGTCGGGTCGATCCGGGCGAGCCTCGGGTTCGTTCGCGACCACCCGGCCCACGCCGTCGGGTTCGCGCTCGTCGCCGTCGGCGGCTACGTCGCGGCCGCGGTCGCCGTCGGCGTCGCCAACGCCGCGGGGGCGGGCAGTCTCGGCGGGATCGTGTTGCCGCTCTTCGTCGTCCCGCTGCTCGACGCCGGCGCGACCGCGCTGTACGCCGGATGCGACCGCCCTGAACCGGTCGAGCGTCCGGGGTTCCGCACGCGCGTTCGCCGCGCGCTCGGGCACGGCTGGAGCGAGATGACGGGGTTCGTCGCCGGCCATCCGGTCGCGGTGCTGGCCGCGCTCGCGACGCTGGCGGGCGGGGTCGCCGCTGGGTACGCCACGACCGCCCCGTACGGGGTGACGGCGTCGGGCCCGGAGGACGTGGCGGGCGTGTTCGGCGCGGTCCCCGTCGGCCCGTTCGTCACCATCGCGGCGAACAACTGGCTCGTGAGCGTGGGGCTCGCGTACGGCGGCGTCGCCTTCGGCCTCCCGGCGGTGTCGGGACTGCTGTTCAACGGCGTCCTCGTCGGCGCGCTCGCGGGCGTGTTCGACCGGACGGCGTTCCTCGCGCTCGTGGCCCCCCACGGCGTGCTCGAGCTCCCGGTGATCGCCGTCGCCGGCGGGCTCGGACTCCACCTCGGCGGCGTCGGCTGGCGTGCGGTTCGCGGCCGCGCGGACGCCGAGGCGGTCGCGGCCGCGCTGGAACGGGCCGCGCACGTGCTGGTCGGGATCGGGATCCTGCTGGTCGTCGCGGCCGCCGTCGAGGCGTTCCTCACGCCGCGGGTCGCGGCCGCCGTGCTGGGCGGATAA
- a CDS encoding alpha-ketoacid dehydrogenase subunit beta: protein MSTQEQEATQNLTLVQSVRDALATEMELDDDVLVMGEDVGKNGGVFRATEGLYDEFGEDRVIDTPLAESGIIGTAVGMAAMGLKPIPEIQFSGFAYPGFDQIVSHMARLRTRSRSRYTLPMVLRMPYGGGIRAPEHHSESKEAFYTHEAGLKVVMPSTPYDTKGLLISAIRDPDPVVFMEPKLIYRAFRGDVPEGDYEVPIGEAKTRREGSDVSVFTYGAMSRPTLEAAEELAEEGIDAEVVDLRTVSPMDREAIVESFKKTGRACVVHEAPKTGGLAGEITATLQEEALLYQEAPIKRVTGYDVPYPLYALEDYYLPNAARVADGIKEAVEF, encoded by the coding sequence ATGAGCACGCAAGAGCAAGAAGCCACGCAGAACCTGACGCTGGTACAGTCGGTCCGCGACGCGCTCGCGACCGAGATGGAACTGGACGACGACGTGCTCGTCATGGGCGAGGACGTCGGCAAGAACGGCGGCGTCTTCCGCGCCACCGAGGGCCTGTACGACGAGTTCGGCGAGGACCGCGTCATCGACACCCCGCTGGCGGAGTCGGGCATCATCGGCACGGCCGTCGGCATGGCCGCGATGGGCCTGAAGCCGATCCCCGAGATCCAGTTCTCCGGGTTCGCCTACCCCGGCTTCGACCAGATCGTGAGCCACATGGCCCGGCTGCGCACCCGCTCGCGGAGCCGCTACACGCTCCCGATGGTGCTGCGCATGCCCTACGGCGGCGGCATCCGCGCGCCCGAGCACCACTCGGAGTCCAAGGAGGCGTTCTACACCCACGAGGCCGGGCTGAAGGTGGTCATGCCCTCGACGCCGTACGACACGAAGGGGCTGCTCATCTCGGCGATCCGCGACCCCGACCCGGTCGTGTTCATGGAGCCGAAGCTCATCTACCGCGCCTTCCGCGGCGACGTGCCCGAGGGCGACTACGAGGTGCCGATCGGTGAGGCGAAGACCCGCCGGGAGGGCTCGGACGTGTCCGTGTTCACCTACGGCGCGATGAGCCGCCCGACCCTCGAGGCCGCCGAGGAGCTGGCCGAGGAGGGTATCGACGCCGAGGTCGTCGACCTTCGCACCGTCTCGCCGATGGACCGGGAGGCGATCGTCGAGTCCTTCAAGAAGACCGGCCGCGCATGCGTCGTCCACGAGGCGCCCAAGACGGGCGGGCTCGCCGGCGAGATCACCGCGACGCTGCAGGAGGAGGCGCTGCTGTATCAGGAGGCGCCGATCAAGCGCGTCACCGGCTACGACGTGCCGTACCCGCTGTACGCGCTGGAGGACTACTACCTCCCGAACGCGGCGCGAGTCGCCGACGGTATCAAGGAGGCCGTGGAGTTCTAA
- the lipA gene encoding lipoyl synthase: MSSRRRKPDWLKMRPPSGRRFTEIKSILRDRDLHTVCEEANCPNLGECWSGGSGPGDGPGTATFMLMGDRCSRGCNFCDVETGGMEPLDPDEPANVADAVAEIGLDYVVLTSVDRDDLADGGSRHFAETIRAIKRRDPSILVEVLIPDFGGDPDAVDRIIDAGPDVIAHNIETVERLQWPVRDRRANYEQTLDVLERVHRESGIHTKTSVMLGLGEYDHEVYRTLRDLRNAGVDIVTLGQYLQPSRSHLDVFEYVHPDAFDTWARVAEEELGFLYCASGPMVRSSYKAGEFFVEALVRDGATIEEAREAAQAAD, translated from the coding sequence ATGAGTAGTCGGCGGCGGAAGCCGGACTGGCTGAAGATGCGCCCGCCGTCCGGGCGGCGCTTCACCGAGATCAAGTCCATCCTCCGCGACCGCGACCTCCACACCGTCTGTGAGGAGGCGAACTGCCCGAACCTCGGGGAGTGCTGGTCGGGCGGAAGCGGCCCCGGCGACGGGCCGGGGACGGCCACGTTCATGCTGATGGGCGACCGCTGCTCGCGCGGGTGCAACTTCTGCGACGTGGAGACCGGCGGGATGGAGCCGCTGGACCCGGACGAGCCCGCCAACGTCGCGGACGCGGTCGCGGAGATCGGGCTGGACTACGTGGTGCTCACCTCCGTCGACCGCGACGACCTCGCCGACGGCGGCTCGCGCCACTTCGCGGAGACGATCCGCGCGATCAAACGCCGGGACCCCTCGATCCTCGTGGAGGTGCTCATCCCCGACTTCGGCGGCGACCCCGACGCGGTCGATCGGATCATCGACGCCGGCCCGGACGTGATCGCCCACAACATCGAGACCGTCGAGCGCCTCCAGTGGCCCGTCCGCGACCGCCGCGCGAACTACGAGCAGACCCTCGACGTGCTCGAACGCGTGCACCGCGAGTCCGGGATCCACACGAAAACCAGCGTCATGCTCGGGCTCGGCGAGTACGACCACGAGGTGTACCGCACGCTGCGGGACCTCCGGAACGCCGGCGTCGACATCGTCACGCTCGGGCAGTACCTCCAGCCGTCGCGCTCGCACCTCGACGTGTTCGAGTACGTCCACCCGGACGCGTTCGACACCTGGGCGCGCGTCGCCGAGGAGGAACTCGGGTTCCTGTACTGCGCCTCCGGACCGATGGTCCGCTCGTCGTACAAGGCGGGCGAGTTCTTCGTCGAGGCGCTCGTCCGCGACGGGGCGACGATCGAGGAGGCGCGCGAGGCCGCACAGGCGGCCGACTGA
- a CDS encoding MATE family efflux transporter codes for MFDVSPEEITDGRLGRALAFLSIPIVAQQLAVTAQSIVDVLWLGRLSGEAVAAVGLVAPLIGLMTAVVSGVFTGEHVLVSQRVGDDDERGASRAVFHALVAGVAVMLAMVVVANLFGAELTALFDPGPEVARMGAIYLGTMAVAYTVSTVSDVFEYGFIGAGDSRTPLLVNLLSIGISIGLDPLLIFGYGPIPGYGIAGAAYATAIGFGVGALVMIAAARSGHRGFTFRLDAVGLDRGEFRELVSVGAPKVGQGIARQVARLAVVAIVSLTGGAAALTAYTIGARIATVVFVPAAAIGSAGTTLVGQNLGADKPARATRATWLGVGAGAVGLGAIGVVQYLLPEAVATLFVPGIAGEALTLTVAYLQILALGYWALGTIWTVEAGFNGAGRTDVSMYSTMLQYWAVRVPVAAVGAFVLGWGALGPFWAVTVSNVVAAVGLVGYFRYSTAGGLHERAAEGAGSDGDAGVAADD; via the coding sequence ATGTTCGACGTCTCGCCCGAGGAGATCACCGACGGGCGGCTGGGGAGAGCGCTCGCGTTCCTCTCGATCCCGATCGTCGCCCAGCAGCTCGCGGTCACCGCACAGAGCATCGTCGACGTGCTCTGGCTCGGTCGCCTCAGCGGCGAGGCGGTCGCCGCCGTCGGGCTCGTGGCGCCGCTGATCGGGCTGATGACGGCGGTCGTGAGCGGCGTCTTCACCGGCGAACACGTCCTCGTCTCACAGCGCGTCGGCGACGACGACGAGCGCGGGGCGAGCCGCGCGGTGTTCCACGCGCTCGTCGCCGGCGTCGCGGTGATGCTCGCGATGGTGGTCGTCGCGAACCTGTTCGGCGCCGAGTTGACCGCGCTGTTCGACCCCGGACCCGAGGTCGCCCGGATGGGCGCGATCTACCTCGGGACGATGGCGGTCGCGTACACCGTCTCGACCGTCAGCGACGTGTTCGAGTACGGCTTCATCGGCGCCGGTGACTCCCGGACCCCGCTCCTGGTCAACCTCCTGTCGATCGGGATCAGCATCGGCCTCGATCCGCTGCTCATCTTCGGATACGGGCCGATCCCGGGGTACGGGATCGCGGGCGCCGCCTACGCGACGGCGATCGGGTTCGGCGTCGGCGCCCTCGTCATGATCGCCGCCGCACGCTCGGGCCACCGAGGGTTCACCTTCCGCCTCGACGCCGTCGGCCTCGATCGCGGGGAGTTCCGCGAGCTCGTCTCCGTGGGCGCGCCGAAGGTCGGGCAGGGGATCGCCAGACAGGTCGCCCGGCTCGCGGTCGTCGCGATCGTGTCGCTGACGGGCGGCGCGGCGGCGCTCACGGCGTACACCATCGGCGCGCGGATCGCGACGGTCGTGTTCGTCCCCGCGGCGGCGATCGGGTCGGCGGGGACGACCCTCGTCGGGCAGAACCTCGGCGCCGACAAGCCCGCCCGGGCGACCCGGGCGACGTGGCTCGGCGTCGGCGCCGGCGCGGTGGGGCTCGGCGCGATCGGCGTCGTCCAGTACCTCCTGCCGGAGGCCGTCGCCACCCTGTTCGTCCCCGGGATCGCCGGCGAGGCGCTGACGCTGACGGTCGCGTACCTCCAGATCCTCGCGCTCGGCTACTGGGCGCTCGGGACGATCTGGACGGTCGAGGCCGGCTTCAACGGCGCCGGCCGAACGGACGTGAGCATGTACTCGACGATGCTCCAGTACTGGGCCGTCCGGGTGCCCGTCGCCGCCGTCGGCGCGTTCGTCCTCGGCTGGGGGGCGCTCGGGCCCTTCTGGGCGGTGACGGTCTCGAACGTCGTCGCCGCCGTCGGACTGGTGGGGTACTTCCGCTACTCGACCGCCGGAGGGCTCCACGAGCGGGCCGCCGAGGGCGCCGGCAGCGACGGCGACGCCGGGGTCGCGGCCGACGACTGA
- a CDS encoding PAS domain-containing sensor histidine kinase: protein MGDLSPGEALLDHAQDEIAVVTADGTFTYVNAAVEAILGFEPADLVGETVFSYVHPDDAPRVRRKFDRTVRSDAYDETTVTYRHRTSDGSWVWFESRLSNLTADAYDGYVVSSRDITERVLAEETRDAAAARLHTIASVSGDVLWLFAGDWSEALFVNGAVEQIYGIAPERLYRDSVAFLDTVHPDDLAGVIDGMERLTDGESVDIEYRVNPDENFTRWVWVQATPIVEDGVVTRIAGFSRDVTDRRRREQHLVVMDNLLRHTLRNDLNVILGTAERIATAFPEAATLTEQIRATGTRLLQSAAKERQIIELLVNRRFGERIAVGDAVERAVERARTRHPNGDIEYVAGPDDRSAAIPSPITAAVTELIENGVIHCDDRRPAVDVRVRSGGDGSVAIEIVDGAAPLPDVEVNVLTGSHEFGRDPVRHSGGLGVWLVYWCVELANGAVAVENAGSDGNRIEITVPTDADESTVNPGGPTADPNGSSASSNGGGPNGCANTGRADRTSE from the coding sequence ATGGGCGATCTGTCTCCCGGGGAAGCCCTCCTCGATCACGCACAGGACGAGATCGCCGTCGTCACCGCCGACGGGACGTTCACCTACGTGAACGCCGCCGTCGAGGCGATCCTGGGATTCGAGCCGGCGGACCTCGTCGGCGAGACCGTCTTCTCGTACGTCCACCCCGACGACGCGCCGAGGGTCCGACGGAAGTTCGATCGAACGGTCCGGTCGGACGCGTACGACGAGACCACCGTCACGTACAGACATCGAACCAGCGACGGGTCCTGGGTGTGGTTCGAGAGCCGGCTGTCGAACCTGACCGCCGACGCGTACGACGGATACGTCGTGAGCTCGCGCGACATCACCGAACGGGTGCTGGCCGAGGAGACGCGCGACGCGGCCGCCGCGCGGTTGCACACGATCGCCTCGGTGTCGGGCGACGTGCTCTGGCTGTTCGCCGGCGACTGGTCGGAGGCGCTGTTCGTGAACGGCGCCGTCGAGCAGATCTACGGGATCGCCCCGGAACGGCTGTATCGGGACTCGGTGGCGTTCCTCGACACGGTCCATCCGGACGACCTAGCCGGCGTGATCGACGGAATGGAGCGGCTCACGGACGGCGAATCCGTCGACATCGAGTACCGCGTCAACCCCGACGAGAACTTCACCCGGTGGGTGTGGGTGCAGGCGACTCCGATCGTCGAGGACGGCGTCGTCACCCGGATCGCGGGGTTCAGCCGCGACGTGACCGACAGACGCCGGCGCGAGCAGCACCTGGTGGTGATGGACAACCTCCTTCGGCACACCCTCCGCAACGACCTCAACGTGATCCTGGGGACGGCAGAACGGATCGCCACCGCGTTCCCGGAGGCTGCCACGCTGACCGAACAGATCCGAGCGACGGGGACGCGACTGCTCCAGAGCGCGGCCAAGGAACGACAGATCATCGAGCTCCTCGTCAACCGACGCTTCGGCGAACGGATCGCCGTCGGCGACGCCGTCGAGCGCGCCGTCGAACGGGCGCGAACGCGCCACCCGAACGGCGATATCGAGTACGTCGCTGGGCCGGACGACCGTTCGGCGGCGATCCCCTCGCCGATCACGGCCGCGGTGACCGAACTGATCGAGAACGGGGTCATCCATTGCGACGACCGGCGGCCGGCCGTCGACGTTCGCGTTCGGTCCGGCGGCGACGGGAGCGTCGCCATCGAGATCGTCGACGGCGCCGCCCCGCTTCCCGACGTCGAGGTGAACGTGCTGACCGGGTCCCACGAGTTCGGACGCGACCCCGTCCGTCACAGCGGCGGGCTGGGGGTCTGGCTCGTCTACTGGTGCGTCGAACTCGCGAACGGAGCCGTCGCCGTCGAGAACGCGGGATCCGACGGGAACCGGATCGAGATCACCGTCCCGACGGACGCGGACGAGTCGACCGTGAACCCGGGCGGGCCGACTGCGGATCCGAACGGGTCGAGCGCGAGTTCGAACGGGGGCGGCCCGAACGGGTGTGCGAACACCGGGCGTGCCGACCGCACGTCCGAGTGA
- the pdhA gene encoding pyruvate dehydrogenase (acetyl-transferring) E1 component subunit alpha, with protein sequence MSTLERDPGDGMVQVLDEEGGVVGDVPDLSEEEFVAMYRHMKLARHFDERAVSLQRQGRMGTYPPLSGQEGAQVGSALALAEDDWMIPSYREHGAALVRGLPLKQTLLYWMGDERGSLIPEDANVFTPAVPIASQVPHATGMAWADKLKNDGDTDRAFICYFGDGATSEGDFHEGLNFAGVFDTPNVFFCNNNQWAISVPRERQTASETLAQKAVAYGFEGVQIDGMDPLAVYKATTEALEKAKNPGEGERRPTLIEAVQYRFGAHTTADDPSVYREDEEVEKWKAKDPIPRLERFLRNQGILDDDRVAAVEESVREEVADAIDAAESTVRPDPSSMFEHVFAEQTPEIRRQAEEFARLREEYGDDAFVEE encoded by the coding sequence GTGAGCACGCTCGAGCGCGACCCCGGCGACGGGATGGTTCAGGTCCTCGACGAGGAGGGCGGCGTCGTCGGCGATGTCCCGGACCTCTCCGAGGAGGAGTTTGTCGCGATGTACCGCCACATGAAACTCGCCCGCCACTTCGACGAACGGGCGGTGTCGCTCCAGCGGCAGGGGCGCATGGGGACGTACCCGCCGCTGTCGGGACAGGAGGGTGCGCAGGTCGGCTCCGCGTTGGCGCTGGCCGAGGACGACTGGATGATCCCCTCCTACCGCGAACACGGGGCGGCGCTGGTCCGCGGCCTGCCGCTGAAACAGACGCTGCTGTACTGGATGGGCGACGAGCGCGGGAGCCTCATCCCCGAGGACGCCAACGTCTTCACGCCCGCGGTCCCCATCGCGAGCCAGGTCCCCCACGCGACGGGGATGGCCTGGGCGGACAAGCTGAAGAACGACGGCGACACCGACCGCGCGTTCATCTGCTACTTCGGCGACGGCGCGACCAGCGAGGGCGACTTCCACGAGGGGTTGAACTTCGCGGGCGTGTTCGACACGCCGAACGTGTTCTTCTGCAACAACAACCAGTGGGCCATCTCGGTCCCGCGCGAGCGCCAGACCGCCAGCGAGACCCTGGCGCAGAAGGCGGTCGCCTACGGCTTCGAGGGCGTCCAGATCGACGGTATGGACCCGCTGGCCGTGTACAAGGCGACGACCGAGGCGCTGGAGAAGGCGAAGAACCCGGGCGAGGGCGAGCGCCGTCCGACGCTGATCGAGGCCGTCCAGTACCGCTTCGGCGCGCACACGACCGCCGACGACCCGAGCGTCTACCGCGAGGACGAGGAGGTCGAGAAGTGGAAGGCGAAGGACCCGATCCCGCGGCTGGAGCGGTTCCTCCGGAACCAGGGGATCCTCGACGACGACCGCGTCGCCGCGGTCGAGGAGTCCGTCCGCGAGGAGGTGGCCGACGCCATCGACGCGGCGGAGTCGACGGTGCGGCCGGACCCGTCCTCGATGTTCGAGCACGTGTTCGCCGAGCAGACCCCGGAGATCCGACGGCAGGCCGAGGAGTTCGCGCGACTGCGCGAGGAGTACGGCGACGACGCGTTCGTGGAGGAGTGA
- a CDS encoding transcription antitermination protein, producing MDADAFSAEFRDDNETPLSRLGSSKSLYALTGGEMDADAVRTAVAAEFALAGRIFESWSADEANGDAAALFGDAAEDAREHRDVADPDFDPETDDPHEYPEYDVLADLTDTVERVGGLYGRLVVAHTRAEQTVGFFVGDADPASSNDFRGIRDDLAERLDDALDVLAEVCDDDEDWSAARDAADRIVEVAYDDYVTTLESMGVKPKNVC from the coding sequence ATGGACGCAGACGCCTTCTCAGCGGAGTTCCGGGACGACAACGAGACGCCGCTCTCGCGGCTCGGGTCCTCGAAATCGCTGTACGCGCTGACCGGCGGCGAGATGGACGCCGATGCCGTCCGCACCGCCGTCGCCGCCGAGTTCGCCCTCGCGGGGCGGATCTTCGAGTCGTGGAGCGCCGACGAGGCCAACGGCGACGCCGCGGCGCTGTTCGGCGACGCCGCCGAGGACGCGCGCGAACACCGCGACGTGGCCGACCCCGACTTCGACCCCGAGACCGACGACCCCCACGAGTACCCGGAGTACGACGTGCTCGCCGACCTGACGGACACCGTCGAGCGCGTCGGCGGGCTGTACGGCCGGCTCGTGGTCGCCCACACCCGCGCCGAGCAGACGGTCGGCTTCTTCGTCGGCGACGCGGACCCGGCCTCTTCGAACGACTTCCGCGGTATCCGCGACGACCTGGCCGAGCGCCTCGACGACGCGCTCGACGTGCTCGCGGAGGTGTGCGACGACGACGAGGACTGGAGCGCCGCCCGCGACGCCGCCGACCGGATCGTCGAGGTCGCCTACGACGACTACGTGACGACGCTGGAGTCGATGGGCGTCAAGCCGAAGAACGTCTGCTGA
- the uvrB gene encoding excinuclease ABC subunit UvrB has translation MSETEGPLSPDRPEAEKPLRVDAPFDPAGDQPDAIRQLVDGFESGMTEQTLLGVTGSGKTNTVSWVVEELDTPTLVIAHNKTLAAQLYEEFRNLFPDNAVEYFVSYYNYYQPEAYVEQTDTYIDKEMSINDEIDRLRHSATRSLLTRDDVIVVASVSAIYGLGDPANYRGMALELEVGQEIGRDELLKRLVDLNYERNDVDFHQGTFRVRGDTVEVFPMYGRHAVRVELWGDEIDRMRKVDVVNGEVVSEEPAALVHPAEHYSLPEEQIDRAVSEIEELMEQRVSHFERQGDLVAAQRIEERTTFDIEMLQETGYCSGIENYSVHLSDRESGDAPYTLLDYFPDDFLTVIDESHQTLPQIKGQYEGDKSRKDSLVGNGFRLPTAYDNRPLTFEEFEEKTDRRLYVSATPSDYERERSEQVVEQIVRPTHLVDPEVTVEPAEGQVDDLMDRIDERIERGERTLVTTLTKRMAEDLTEYLEEAGVEVAYMHDETDTLERHEIIRSLRLGEIDVLVGINLLREGLDIPEVSLVAILDADQEGFLRSETTLVQTMGRAARNVEGEVILYADETTSAMEAAIEETNRRREIQREFNEEHGYEPRTIEKEIGETNLPGSKTDTSGVAGDEVADEEEAQARIQALEDRMEEAASNLEFELAADIRDRIQDLRREFDVDPEEVGIEPPAEDAEGIAPGDDDRF, from the coding sequence ATGAGCGAAACCGAGGGACCCCTCTCGCCGGACCGTCCCGAGGCGGAGAAGCCGCTGCGCGTCGACGCCCCGTTCGACCCCGCGGGCGACCAGCCCGACGCGATCCGCCAACTCGTCGACGGTTTCGAGTCCGGGATGACCGAGCAGACGCTGCTGGGCGTCACCGGTTCCGGGAAGACGAACACCGTCTCGTGGGTCGTCGAGGAGCTCGACACCCCGACGCTCGTCATCGCCCACAACAAGACCCTCGCGGCGCAGCTGTACGAGGAGTTCCGGAACCTCTTCCCCGACAACGCCGTCGAGTACTTCGTCTCCTACTACAACTACTACCAGCCCGAGGCGTACGTCGAGCAGACGGACACCTACATCGACAAGGAGATGTCCATCAACGACGAGATCGACCGCCTCAGGCATTCCGCGACGCGGTCGCTGCTCACGCGGGACGACGTGATCGTCGTCGCCTCCGTCTCGGCCATCTACGGGCTCGGCGACCCCGCGAACTACCGCGGGATGGCGCTGGAACTGGAGGTCGGCCAGGAGATCGGACGCGACGAGCTGCTCAAGCGGCTGGTCGACCTGAACTACGAGCGCAACGACGTGGACTTCCACCAGGGGACGTTCCGCGTGCGCGGGGACACCGTCGAGGTGTTCCCGATGTACGGCCGCCACGCCGTCCGCGTGGAGCTGTGGGGCGACGAGATCGACCGCATGCGCAAGGTCGACGTGGTCAACGGCGAGGTCGTCAGCGAGGAGCCGGCGGCGCTCGTCCACCCGGCGGAGCACTACTCGCTGCCCGAGGAGCAGATCGACCGGGCAGTCTCCGAGATCGAGGAGCTGATGGAACAGCGCGTCTCGCACTTCGAGCGCCAGGGCGACCTCGTCGCCGCCCAGCGCATCGAGGAGCGCACCACCTTCGACATCGAGATGCTCCAGGAGACGGGCTACTGCTCGGGCATCGAGAACTACTCGGTTCACCTCTCGGACCGGGAGTCCGGCGACGCGCCCTACACCCTGCTCGATTACTTCCCCGACGACTTCCTCACGGTGATCGACGAGTCCCACCAGACGCTCCCCCAGATCAAGGGGCAGTACGAGGGCGACAAGTCGCGCAAGGACTCGCTGGTCGGCAACGGCTTCCGCCTGCCGACGGCGTACGACAACCGCCCGCTCACCTTCGAGGAGTTCGAGGAGAAGACCGACCGCCGGCTGTACGTCTCGGCCACCCCGAGCGACTACGAGCGCGAGCGCTCCGAGCAGGTCGTCGAGCAGATCGTCCGCCCCACCCATCTCGTCGACCCCGAGGTGACCGTCGAGCCCGCCGAGGGACAGGTCGACGACCTGATGGACCGCATCGACGAGCGCATCGAGCGCGGCGAGCGCACCCTCGTCACGACCCTCACGAAGCGGATGGCCGAGGACCTCACGGAGTACCTGGAGGAGGCGGGCGTCGAAGTGGCGTACATGCACGACGAGACCGACACCCTCGAACGCCACGAGATCATTCGCTCCCTGCGGCTCGGCGAGATCGACGTGCTCGTCGGCATCAACCTCCTCCGGGAGGGGCTGGACATCCCCGAGGTCTCCCTCGTCGCGATCCTCGACGCCGACCAGGAGGGCTTCCTCCGCTCGGAGACCACCCTCGTGCAGACGATGGGTCGCGCGGCCCGCAACGTCGAGGGCGAGGTGATCCTCTATGCCGACGAGACGACGAGCGCGATGGAGGCGGCCATCGAGGAGACGAACCGCCGCCGCGAGATCCAGCGGGAGTTCAACGAGGAGCACGGCTACGAGCCCCGGACCATCGAGAAGGAGATCGGCGAGACGAACCTTCCCGGGTCGAAGACCGACACCTCGGGCGTCGCCGGCGACGAGGTCGCCGACGAGGAGGAGGCGCAGGCACGGATCCAGGCGCTGGAGGATCGCATGGAGGAGGCCGCGAGCAACCTGGAGTTCGAGCTGGCGGCGGACATCCGCGACCGCATACAGGACCTCCGCCGGGAGTTCGACGTCGACCCCGAGGAGGTCGGGATCGAGCCGCCAGCCGAGGACGCCGAGGGTATCGCCCCCGGCGACGACGACCGGTTCTGA